In Ipomoea triloba cultivar NCNSP0323 chromosome 15, ASM357664v1, one genomic interval encodes:
- the LOC116005981 gene encoding transcription factor MYB60 → MGRPPCCDKIGIKKGPWTPEEDIILVSYIQEHGPGNWRSVPTNTGLLRCSKSCRLRWTNYLRPGIKRGNFTPHEEGMIIHLQALLGNKWAAIASYLPQRTDNDIKNYWNTHLKKKLKKLQSPGSENTAQMGSENSPTSATSYHLVSKNSFTDRPQIATSSSSLYASSAENISRLLEGWMRASSSSSSSKGFTTNSHTNNTSHGGDLEEEDEDLTRPEVAATDNNGVIPKEEYLDSILTFGSLMNGMESESCSGNNNKQKVNEGNDSDNPPPLSFLEKWLLDESAAQVEEEEGEDNQGAVMELPTIFS, encoded by the exons ATGGGAAGACCTCCCTGCTGCGACAAGATTGGCATCAAGAAAGGCCCATGGACTCCCGAAGAAGACATCATCTTAGTCTCTTACATCCAGGAACACGGCCCGGGCAACTGGCGATCTGTTCCCACTAATACAG GGCTGTTGAGGTGCAGCAAGAGTTGCAGACTGAGGTGGACGAATTATCTGAGGCCTGGGATCAAAAGAGGCAACTTTACTCCACATGAAGAAGGGATGATCATCCATCTCCAAGCCTTATTGGGTAACAA GTGGGCAGCCATAGCTTCATACCTCCCACAAAGGACAGACAACGACATCAAGAACTACTGGAACACCCATCTGAAGAAGAAGCTGAAGAAGTTGCAGTCTCCAGGTTCTGAAAACACCGCGCAGATGGGATCAGAGAATTCCCCGACCAGCGCCACATCGTACCACCTTGTCTCCAAGAACAGCTTCACCGACCGCCCACAAATCGCCACTTCTTCATCGTCTCTCTACGCCTCAAGCGCCGAGAACATTTCCAGGCTGCTAGAGGGGTGGATGAGagcttcatcctcttcttcttcgtccAAGGGGTTTACAACGAACTCcc ATACAAATAACACCTCCCATGGCGGCGACCTGGAGGAGGAGGATGAAGACCTGACCCGCCCGGAGGTGGCGGCAACCGACAACAATGGGGTGATTCCGAAGGAGGAGTATTTGGATTCTATTCTGACGTTTGGGAGCTTGATGAATGGGATGGAGAGTGAGAGTTGCAGTGGGAATAATAATAAGCAGAAGGTGAATGAAGGTAATGATAGTGATAACCCTCCGCCATTGTCGTTTCTTGAGAAATGGCTGTTGGATGAGAGTGCAGCGCaggttgaagaagaagaaggagaggaTAATCAAGGTGCAGTCATGGAGCTTCCAACAATCTTTTCATGA
- the LOC116006707 gene encoding cationic amino acid transporter 4, vacuolar-like — protein MASLAVGMDSGRVSSVGFRCLVRRKSVDSAATRGLDDEGHPRLARKLSVVDLIAMGVGATIGAGVYILVGTVAREHTGPSLALSFFIGGIAAALSAFCYAELACRCPSAGSAYHFSYVCIGEGVAWLIGWAMILEYTLGGAAAARGISPNLAMYFGGEDKLPAILGRPTILGILVDPGAAILVLIITGLLCTGIKESSLAQTIITTINIFALIFIVIAGAYLGFNTGWVGYELPSGYFPFGINGLLAGSATVFFSYIGFDIVASTSEEVKNPSRDMPLGIGASLAICTILYMLVSAVIVGLVPYYALDPDTPVSSAFASYGMNWAVYIITTGAVTALCASLIGAIIPQPRILMAMGRDGLLPSFFSDISKHTQVPVKGTLATGIFIAALAFFMDVSQLAGMVSVGTLLAFTTVAISVLVVRYVPPDEFSFPSLLQPSMIPASFAQHSKALQIGGGNTKSISMPYSNSEHLHPVVESPLLPKETTQDTCNELRRRKIAAWAITLVCVGILLLVSAASAESLSSIPRFLICGVGGAIVLCCSTVLACVDQADLRRRFKKSGGFLCPFVPFLPIASILVNTYLLINIGAETWIYVLLWLAAGALIYSFYGRTHSLLQSRVPHPDHSHSEVS, from the exons ATGGCGAGCCTGGCGGTTGGCATGGATAGCGGCAGGGTTTCTTCTGTCGGTTTCCGATGTTTGGTACGGAGAAAGTCAGTTGACTCCGCGGCAACTCGAGGCCTGGACGATGAAGGACATCCGCGCTTGGCTCGAAAGCTCTCTGTAGTTGACCTCATCGCCATGG GTGTTGGAGCAACCATTGGTGCTGGGGTTTATATTCTTGTTGGAACAGTGGCTAGAGAGCACACAGGGCCTTCCCttgctctttctttctttatagGTGGAATAGCAGCTGCTCTTTCTGCTTTTTGCTATGCAGAGCTTGCATGTCGTTGTCCATCTGCTGGGAGTGCATATCATTTCTCATATGTCTGCATAGGAGAAGG gGTTGCATGGTTAATTGGGTGGGCTATGATACTTGAGTACACTCTTGGTGGTGCAGCTGCTGCTCGTGGCATATCTCCAAATTTG GCCATGTATTTTGGAGGTGAAGACAAACTTCCTGCAATTTTGGGTCGTCCAACTATTTTGGGCATCTTAGTAGATCCTGGTGCAGCAATTTTGGTTCTCATTATCACTGGCCTCCTCTGCACTGGAATCAAGGAG AGCTCTCTTGCACAAACCATTATTACAACAATAAATATCTTTGCTTTGATATTCATTGTCATTGCTGGTGCATACCTGGGTTTCAATACTGGATGGGTTGGTTATGAACTTCCAAGCGG GTATTTTCCATTTGGAATAAATGGGTTGCTTGCAGGCTCTGCTACAGTCTTCTTTTCCTACATCGGTTTTGATATTGTTGCCAGCACTTCTGAGGAG GTGAAGAACCCTTCACGTGATATGCCTCTTGGTATAGGGGCCTCATTGGctatatgtactatattatatatgcttgtATCAGCTGTGATTGTTGGATTAGTACCATATTATGCTCTAGATCCAGACACGCCGGTTTCCTCTGCTTTTGCTAGCTATGGCATGAATTGGGCTGT ATACATAATTACAACTGGAGCAGTGACTGCTCTTTGTGCAAGTTTAATCGGTGCAATTATTCCACAG CCTCGAATACTGATGGCGATGGGTAGGGATGGATTACTGCCATCCTTCTTTTCTGACATTAGTAAGCACACTCAAGTTCCTGTTAAGGGTACCTTAGCAACTGGGATTTTTATTGCAGCACTGGCCTTCTTCATGGATGTTTCACAATTGGCAGGAATG GTTAGTGTGGGAACATTACTTGCATTCACTACTGTTGCTATTTCTGTATTGGTAGTCAGATACGTTCCTCCAGATGAGTTCTCTTTCCCATCATTGCTCCAGCCATCCATGATTCCTGCATCATTCGCACAACATAGTAAAGCACTGCAAATTGGTGGCGGAAACACTAAATCCATAAGCATGCCTTATAGTAACAGTGAACATCTTCATCCTGTGGTTGAATCTCCTCTTCTTCCGAAAGAGACAACCCAAG ATACCTGCAATGAACTCAGGAGACGAAAAATTGCTGCTTGGGCTATCACTCTAGTATGTGTAGGGATCCTTCTGTTGGTATCTGCTGCTTCAGCAGAGAGTCTTTCCAG CATTCCCCGCTTTCTAATTTGTGGAGTTGGTGGCGCGATTGTGTTATGCTGCTCGACAGTCCTCGCCTGTGTAGATCAAGCTGATCTGAGGCGGAGATTCAAGAAATCAGGAG GTTTTCTCTGCCCATTCGTTCCATTTCTCCCCATCGCCAGCATTCTCGTGAACACATATTTGCTGATAAACATCGG GGCCGAGACTTGGATATATGTTTTACTATGGTTGGCAGCTGGAGCGTTGATATATTCATTCTACGGGCGAACTCATAGCCTACTGCAATCGCGGGTTCCACATCCCGATCATTCCCATTCCGAAGTATCGTGA
- the LOC116006320 gene encoding putative F-box/kelch-repeat protein At3g17570, with translation MENCKLPRELLIEILARLPVKSLMRFKSFCKFFYSLIKSDNHFQHKHYEISRVRRDYVIFQREIGIREFPLRDEVFGLVCKELDSDEIGCVDLVMPKLGKVKCIDGILCLIAHRTTDGTRNIWIWNPSTREIKALPPVSAPHNFFSDQMREVVGFGFCNNMTGKVIIFWSSYDGCVCKVMVCNQVDNLWGWREINQYPHFDSLWATSDYDIYLKGKYYWYLCAYPGDEIKQYLLWFDMSAESFGTISLPFNPPEQYGNGGKAFIRCMVSVMNDTIALIGYREQRSEVWLMIENDSDVNWHKYACFDNGNDYWQPMQIWNQDRHLLICRTGAEEDDREPHLVSIDLVTGEKKKRLNNIDTFSEKCFLAYSESLKMF, from the coding sequence ATGGAGAACTGCAAATTACCAAGAGAGCTGCTGATCGAGATTTTGGCAAGATTGCCGGTAAAATCTCTTATGCGATTTAAGTCTTTTTGTAAgttcttttattctttaataaAAAGTGATAATCATTTCCAACACAAGCACTATGAAATTAGTCGGGTGAGAAGAGATTATGTCATTTTCCAGCGAGAGATTGGGATTAGGGAATTTCCGTTACGTGACGAAGTATTTGGTTTAGTTTGCAAAGAATTGGATTCTGATGAGATTGGATGTGTAGACCTAGtcatgccaaaattagggaAGGTGAAGTGTATTGATGGTATATTATGCCTAATTGCCCATAGGACTACTGATGGAACTAGGAATATCTGGATATGGAATCCATCCACCCGGGAAATTAAGGCATTACCACCTGTCTCCGCACCTCACAATTTCTTTTCAGACCAAATGCGAGAAGTGGTTGGATTTGGATTTTGTAACAACATGACTGGGAAGGTCATCATTTTTTGGAGTTCGTACGACGGATGTGTATGCAAGGTAATGGTTTGCAACCAGGTTGATAATTTATGGGGTTGGAGAGAAATTAATCAATATCCtcactttgattctttgtggGCAACGTCtgattatgatatttatttgAAAGGAAAGTATTATTGGTATCTTTGTGCATACCCAGGTGATGAGATAAAGCAGTATTTGCTTTGGTTTGACATGAGTGCCGAGTCTTTTGGGACAATTAGTTTGCCATTTAATCCACCAGAACAATATGGGAATGGAGGGAAAGCTTTTATTAGATGCATGGTTTCGGTTATGAATGACACTATTGCTTTGATTGGTTATCGAGAGCAAAGATCGGAGGTTTGGTTAATGATAGAAAATGATAGTGATGTTAATTGGCATAAATATGCATGCTTTGACAATGGAAATGATTATTGGCAGCCAATGCAAATTTGGAATCAGGATCGTCATTTGCTCATATGTAGGACGGGTGCTGAAGAGGATGATCGTGAACCACACTTAGTTTCCATTGATTTGGTAACTggagaaaaaaagaagagactCAATAATATTGATACCTTTTCAGAGAAATGTTTTCTAGCTTACAGTGAGAGTCTGAAAATGTTTTAA